The DNA segment CGAAGATGTGACATTTGGGTGAGGATATGATGTTCGAGTTCAAAGGAAAGGGTGAAGTTTGCCAAGTTTAGGCTCTAAGAGCAAAGAAAGTTTCCAAGGGCAAGGTTTGCCAAGTTTACCAAGGGCAAGGTTTGCCAAGTTTAGGTTCCATGGGCGAAGCTCATTGATCTTGGACTCTAAAGACATAATAATATGAAGGTTATATCGACTAAGAGATATGAGAGTTATGTCCCCATAGGTTAGGTCAGATGGATTTGAGCCTTTTTGTTAGTGGGCCTCTCATATAAAATATGAGGGTATAACAATTATCTTCCCACAACCAAAAGGTAGATTATAAAGCGACTTAACTTGAAACATTTGTGTTGTCAATGGAAATGCTCGTTTGAAATGACCGTTGTTTGGAACCATCATTATTACTTCTCTAATTGTCACACTTGTTATCTTGATCTTATTGATCTCATTTAGACGAATGGTAATCTACAATTGGTGTTTGGGCAAGgtattttttcttttactttcgtTACTTTTGGGCTGATTGATTCATTTTCCTCTTATTTCCCTATAAATAAAGAATTGATCTTGAAGTagacatattaatttttttcatttttatttacttcttttacatttttgtggttattttttTGTGCTAATTTTCTGTGTCCATTCCTTCTTCCCTATATGGAAGACAATTCGTTAATTAAGGATGTTATGGTGGAAGGTGAGGAATTATAAAGTACAATAATGACGAATGCGATTGTGTTTATGTTGCGACTACGATGTTTTTCACTGTCCCATTATAAGTATGAGTTTGCATGTCCATCGAGTGTCCATCGTATAAGTAAAGTGACGATGGAAGAGACTTTTTCTTTCTCCTAGATCTATTTAAGGCATGCTTTCATTTGCCCTTTTATCCTTAGTTCATAAGGATTCTGGAGGTTTACAACATCGCCCCAAGGCAACTATCAAGGACATCTTGGTGTTTCATGGTGGTGTATTTCTTGAATTGTATGAAGAGATTAGAGGATCCTTCTATGTCTAGCTTTAGGAATCTAATTATTTTGGCCTTCAATGACTCTTGGCATAGGGGAGTTTCTTTCATGAAATGAGAAGTTCGAGGTTTACCAATCTCTCAGAGATACTATTTTTTTTCGTCACAAATATATCATGATAAGGAATAAATTTTGGGGCTTCCTTTCTTCTTTTGATGAACCATTCTTGCTTTGTTAAGCTTGTTAGCTAAGGCAAAATGGTATGAAGGTTGTGTCTCCATAGATTAAGTCGAGATGAGTTAAGCCTATATCAATGGGCTTTTCATATAGAATACAAGTAAGATTAGGTCGAGATGAGTTAAGCCTATATTAATGGGGTTTTCATATAGAATACGTaagaaaatatagaaaacaattataaattaaataaaattcaaattggtTTGGGTAATTGTGAATTTTTAACttgtatttaaaaaattgtttaaatatcATAGTTTAGATCGATTTTCGGTTTCACAATTTTTTATTGGCCTTGTTGACTAGGCGAGAACTATACTTTTATCAATATtatacttaaaaattaattaacacCCAAGCGCGCCCGTAGCTCAGTGGATAGAGCGTCTGTTTCCTAAGCAGAAGGTCATAGGTTCGACCCCTATCTGGCGCGGCTTTTTTTGTTATTGCCTTTTGGGTAGATTTTTTTTGGGTGCATTCGGCATTTCCAATCCATCATGGGTCCTCGTGTCCCATTTTGTGCTGCCAATTTTATGTGGATACAGCCGCTGGCTGCCTCCATCAGTGTGAAAAAGCAAAACTTGGTCCCTGTTTCTATGAGAGTAGTTGAAGCTGAGTTTGAAGCCTCACAAATCAGAGTATTACATGTGGATGCCACCTCACCCATTTCACCACCACAAATTCAGTATCGATTTCAGAGATTATCACTTTGGAATACTTCACCACACATGCATGCATGAGCATCTTCAATGAATTTGAACTTTAATATTATGATGATGGTCTTGGGATAGAAAAAGGGATTATCCCCAGACTAAAGACACTTGAATTCCATAtcctttatttacttattttactgATTTAGTGACTTTAAACAAAAGAAATTGCTATGAGCTTGGCCTGTAAAGTACAAAAAAAAGGTTCTCCCCCTTTTTTTGGCTAAGTATATAACAAACTTGTGCATGCCAAAAACACAACATGAGTGAAGCAAATGTACTGTTAATCCAAGAAACAGGACGAGATTACAAAAGCTTGTTATGGTAAATCTCCTTTGGTGAGACAAAATTGTAGCTTATATATCAGTCATCCAAGGTGCTCATAAATCCACCAGTAAAGCCAGCTCCATTACAATTCCCACATAAAATCTCCCTTTTCCCCCTGCAACAAAAACACACATTAATTCTATCAAATGCCAATTGCTAATACTTCTACATTTTTCATCCATGGGATTAGAATGCTACTGATTCACTGAAATAAAATCACTTCCAAGAATTTTGATGCTAATCCATGGTTGCAGGAAGATTAAAGCATGAGTGCATCACCATTGCCTATATCCTTGAATGACTTTAGTACTTTCTTTGGAACCAAGAATGTGCCAGTTTCTACAACTGGAAATGACAGATTCAACAGCCCATAAGTCCTAATACTAGGTATCAATTATCAATTACTTTGTTTTGCCAATAGAAAAGGTAAAGTACTAAAGTCATTCTCTTAGAGATCTAAAGAATCTACCAGTGAAAGAAAAAAGACATTTCAAGAATCTGGTCTGCGCTAAACACAAATTTCAGATAAGAGTACTATGAATTGTGCTCAGTTGAATTGTTCATAGATataaaaattctattttcttttagaACAGAAATTCAACATCAGTATTCTATCTTGTTCTCAATGCCAATTcaaaaaggaaattgaatttccAATCCTTGATGAATGCAGACAACGGAATAAATAACAAACTTTGAATGTGATCATATCCGGAAATGACACAGATGATATTACTGCTCATTATCATTATCAGGGTAGTTAAGGGAAAAGAAAATGGTACCTGCAAAGCCAACACAGCCCACCAGCTTTAAATTGTCCATTGAAGTGATCAACTGAATTAACCCCAGTTCCTTTGCATTGAGAACATTGTTTTGCACCTGGTAGTTGGATATAGAAACTAGTTATTATTTGTCTGTTGGTCGTTTTAGAATAATAGAACTCAAACAATGAACTCTTGAGTTGAACATTGAAAAACTTTAAGAGCCTAAATGTTGACTTGAACATTCGTTAATAAAGGAAGTTGTCTGGAATAATTATCCAAAAAGTTAAAAGAAGTTAGAGAAGACAAAGTATTCACAACTGATAAACATTGGCTCATAATGTGGAAGAATATAAGTTAATCAGtaggaataaattttttttttaagttgggtCAAGTGGAAGAGTGAATTGAGAGAGAAACGCTTCTTCCACACTTGAGAAGAAATGAAATTGTTGTTCATTCTGTCCCTTCCATCAAAAGGAAACCATACAGCTCTGCAGCCCCATGTAATCAATCATTATGAACAATGCAACACCTAAGTATATCTATGTTTAACCAATCTAAGATCCTTACACGGCATCGAATGAATACAAGCACCATAGGCTACATATAAAAAGACGTGCTGGATGCTTAGATCTGCTtactcttcatatatatatattatataaagaaaTTAGAATCATTACTAAACACTCTTATAATTGGGAGTTCAAACCATCCTTCTAGATTGATGTTTAAGATGCCATATTGCCATACACAATATTAACAGCACAGCCTTAAATTCTAACAGTTCAGTCGGTATCAGTAGATATCAAGAGAACAATGATAATCAACAAAATCTATAGTTATATGAAACAAGAGACCTAAtttcaggaaaaaaaaaaaaagcccagacaaaaaaagtaattacccaaaattttcattaccatTTCCTTCGCAATCAGCACAAACGATGCTAGTTGGTTTAGTACTTTGATTCTTTTCAGCAGCCTGTTAAACAAAAATCTATGTGAACTTAAAAAGCAGAAAATTGCAGAAGGATAAGAAGAAATTAAGAACAGAGATCCTAACCATACTGAATATCCAGCTTAATAGGTGAATGAATTCCATATTCATAATCCCATAGCTGAATAGGGTAATAATGATATGTATTCACAATCTAGACCAGGTACCATAAAGTTGAATGTTGCATTATTTTTCCTTGTTCTCTATGTTATCATTCTTCTCTATTATACCCAAAATCCTTAGCCATTTCCAGAAATCATTCATCTTAGATAACAAAAACCAAGAATTCCTGTTTTCAGTCTAGACTGCAATTTCCGTACTTTTACCATGTTTTCCCCCagaagataaatattaaatcctATCCAAAATCCAACTTAAAAAGCCATTAGCATCTGAACCATCCCTTCACAGCTCCCACCTTGCAAATTTACGAAGGGATTGAACCCACTGCAAGAATTCCACaacttcactaaaaataaatgcaaaactAGGACAGCTTATCAAATGGAAAGTAaagtaaaaaccaaaaaaaaaaaaaaacctcttacCTTAGCCTCTAAAGAACACATTCTGGCACTCCTGGAGCTCTTAAACACTTCATTTACCACAAGAACCTTCCTCGGAAAAGAATTATCAATAATTATCCCTAAAACCAATGAAAAAAAGGAGATTAACCGAAAAAAATTGGTCACCTAAGATTAAACCAATATCACTAAAACATCCACATTAGAGTACCCGGCTTATTGCAAGTGTTGAAGGAACAAACAGAAGTGAAAGATAGAGAGTTTGCCATTACAAAAAGAGTTTTCGATTAGTTTATTTTCACTTTTGTGAAGCCCCTTCGTGTTAAAATCCTTTGAACGGGTGGATATTTCAATTGTTCTATTAGATAAGGCTAAATGGAAGCAAAGACATTTGGTTTCAGTGAATTACCCAAACGCCCTTTACACAGCAGTTTAAAAACCATTACATTATGTCCATTGCTAATCGGCAATAAGGGGCAATGGggtcaatttagtctaaaaacaaGCGAACCatcagttaaaattttttttcttcctttttcttgtCGAAAACCCAGACAAACAAAAAACAATTTCTTTGGGCAAATACAGTGAGCAGAGCACAAAGCAGAAAATGGCTAGTGGATTCCTGTTGACTGCTGCTCCATTTCTACCTTCCCAAAGTAAGCCCTTTCTGAATCCAAGTATAGAATTCAATAGTTTATACATAAAAGAAATTTGTGGGAAAAAAATTTGTGGCTGTGGGTAGTGAAATGTGGAGCGTATATTTATCTTTTCAGTGAGGAGAGATAAAATAGTAAAGAATTAATTACATGCTTATTTCAAACAGGAAATGAAATGAATGGTCTTTTGGGACAAATGAGGAGCTCATTCCATGGCAAAGTAGGATATAAGCAAAGTTTTTTAAGAAGAGAATCCAATAGTCCTCGTGGAGGCAGACTTGTTGTTGCATCTGTGGTTTGTCTTGTTGAATGaactttgatatatatattttttgcttGTTTCTTTAACATTTATTTCCCACCTTGAAtgtttaaattcttaaatatCCAGGTTGGTGGCAGgaagtatgaattgtgattgaactGATTTTGGGTTATAGTTGGGGTTTAATTAGTTGTAATTCATGGTTTGAGATTGCTACTTTGATGCTTGGCAGCTAGGAAGGAAGGTCCAAAAGAAAGAAACTGTGGTTCCTGACCCAGATTATCGCATACCCTTTGTCCTACTTGGTGGGTTCTCTGTATTTTCCATACTCTGAcacatccttttttttttcttttggtatcTTGGATGGTCTTGAATGATATTCATATGAACCTAACTTGTTTATGCAAGTTTGCCTGTTTTGTTTGTAGATGAATATACTCGATCAACACTAGGGCCATAATAGTTCTTCAATAATTAGTTGTTTATTGTCTGGAGATTGGGACCTTTCTAACTATATATGATCCAAACTGCATTTTGGTCTGTGAGCAAGGTTGCATTTTTAGTTGCGTATGGGTTTTGCGCTAGATTGCGAGCAATTGTTTATCGCTGCCTACGTCGGTGTTTGCTTCTTTAGAACGTGCATGCTGAGTGTATTATGCTATTATAGACTATCCATATAACAGTCTTTTGATTGATCTTGATCTTTATAAAATTGAATGGATAGGCATTGTCTGCGGTTATCATGCAAATTGTCTTCCCATCTTTCTAAATTATATTCCccaaaaatttgttttttgaaACAGGTCTAGCCGGTGGATTGGTTTATACTGACAACCTATTACCAGCTGCACCTGTTGGTTTACTTGGGTTGCTCCTGTTGTTCCAGGTATCAATCCCAGGAAATAGATTATATCATTGAGAAGAATCCAAATTGCCACCATCTGAACAGCTTTGATCCCTTTATTATATACAAAGCAGTTTTCAAGATACCATTCTGATGAGATCCACAAATATCCGATTTATAGATTCActttattttagattatatttCTATAATGCAATTTGGTTTGTTTTACAATTCAATATTTTAGCTCAAAGCAGCTGACAGTTTGTTCTTCTTCCAGACTACCAGAGTGAGATTTGTCTTTGACGACGAGGCTCTGGTTAGTCCATTCTTGTCTCAACTTTGCTATTTCTTAAAGCAAGGTGTTTGCATGATCGTTCATGGCTAACAATTATGTGCAGAAACATCATTTTGAGTCAGTTTGCATGAGGATGTTCGTAAAGTTCATTTCTGAACTTAAACAGCATTGTAGATATCGAATTTTGGAATATTACAACTTTCTTCATCCTTGTGGATATGGCTAGAATTCTTCACGTGCACATACATGACTGACAACGTTTGTGGTTTTAGGAGGTAAAAGTAGGAGAGCAGCTTGAGGATTCAGGTGAAAATGTCTTCGTGGGTGGAAAGAACCGTTGGAAGTAAGTAGTCTTTTGAACTTCTATCCAAAATTTGAAAGAGTAAGCAGCCACTTACTGATCTATTTTACCATAGGTACTCAACTTTTGTGAATTGGGAACTTTGGTGGCCAAGTTTCCCAATTCTGGTGTATTTTAAGGAGACACAGACAAAGCCTGAAGGACAAGTTCACTTTTTCCCAGTCATTTTTGTAAGTAAAATTTTAGATTGTTTTCTATCTTTTTGCTTGTAACTCCATGGTTGTCTAGTCCCCTCCTAGATTGCTACTGTATTTGGTTTTGACAAAAAACACAAAAGGTAAAGGATATCGGACAGTTAATCGAATCTTATAGCTGTTTATTTCTACTTGGTTCATGAAACTTCAGGCACAAAATACCCAATTGTTTAGTGAAATACTTGATTTTGATCCTTCTATTAAATTCTGTTGCAAATAGAACGGAAAGCAACTCTACGATGTAATGGTAGAAAGAGCTGGTCCTTCAAAAACTAGCGGCCCGAAATAATCCTGAAGACTTGGAGTTACATGATGGGGAGATATTCTGATATTAAACTTCAAGAGCATAAGGTATGACATTTTCCCAAGTCCAATAAGCAAATTTTGTAATGATCTTTACACGTATGTCTTTAACCCTTGCTATACAGGTTAAAACTAGTCATACCCATCATTTGAAGCATCAAAGTGAATATTTAGTCTCTAGATTGCACATGGTTTTCATATCAGATCTATCACGTATTTA comes from the Gossypium hirsutum isolate 1008001.06 chromosome A06, Gossypium_hirsutum_v2.1, whole genome shotgun sequence genome and includes:
- the LOC107962620 gene encoding protein BUNDLE SHEATH DEFECTIVE 2, chloroplastic yields the protein MANSLSFTSVCSFNTCNKPGIIIDNSFPRKVLVVNEVFKSSRSARMCSLEAKAAEKNQSTKPTSIVCADCEGNGAKQCSQCKGTGVNSVDHFNGQFKAGGLCWLCRGKREILCGNCNGAGFTGGFMSTLDD
- the LOC107962619 gene encoding uncharacterized protein → MASGFLLTAAPFLPSQRNEMNGLLGQMRSSFHGKVGYKQSFLRRESNSPRGGRLVVASVLGRKVQKKETVVPDPDYRIPFVLLGLAGGLVYTDNLLPAAPVGLLGLLLLFQTTRVRFVFDDEALEVKVGEQLEDSGENVFVGGKNRWKYSTFVNWELWWPSFPILVYFKETQTKPEGQVHFFPVIFNGKQLYDVMVERAGPSKTSGPK